The Psychroflexus sp. ALD_RP9 region TTATTAATGATTATCTATCTGATTATGAAGATTTAACAGTTATTTTAACAGGTGGTGACCATCAAATCTTGTCAACTCGTTTAAAAAATAGCATATTTGCGACTTCAAATTTTTTAGTTAAAGGTTTGAATTTCATTTTAGAATACAATAAAAATACATGATAAAATACTTCAGCACAGCTATTTTGTTGCTTGTTAGCTTCAGCATCTACGCACAAGAAGGCACATTTTCGCCATATTCTTTTTTAGGAATTGGTAATGATTCGTTTAAGGGAACTGCTGAAAATAGAGCAATGGGAGGCTTATCTTCTGCAGCAGACAGCATTCACCTTAATCTTCAAAACCCAGCTGCATATGGTGATTTAAGCTATACAGCTTTAGCAGCTAGCATGACTGTAAATAGTTTAAAAACTGAAACAAACACACTGAGCGAAAGTCAAACTTACACAACCTTCGATTATTTAGCTATTGGTATTCCTTTTAATCGATTTGGTGTTGGTGCAGGTATAAAGCCTGTGACTTCTGTAGGTTACAACATTGAAACTATTGAAAATGAATTCTCAAACCAATTTGAAGGTAAAGGAGGTCTAAATTCAGTATATTTTAGTGTTGGAACTGAGCTATTTAACAATTTTAAAATAGGTGGTTCGGTTAATTATAATTTTGGAACTTTAGATTATCAAAACATCGTCTCTCAATCACAGGTACAATACGCTACACGTGAAATTATTAAAAACGAAATACGCGGCTTTACCTTTGATTTAGGGGTGATGAAAGATTTTAATATTTCTAAGAACACCTATTTAAGAGCTTCTGCAAGCTATCAACCCGAAGCAGAACTTGATGCCACCATCAATAGGCGTTTGGCTTCAGTACAATTATTTACAGATAATAACGTGGTGGTTATTGATGAAAATAACCTCCCTGAAAGAACCTCAACATTAACCATTCCCTCAAAAACATCGCTTGGCTTAGGTTTAGGAGAAACACGTAAATGGTACATTGGTGCCGATTATGTTGCAAAAGAAGCATCTAACTTTAATAACTTAGACTTCAATTTCGACAGTGATGTATCCTACAACTCATCACAAACTTTTAAATTAGGTGGCTATTTTACGCCGCGTTATAACGATCCTGTTCGTTTTTATAACCGGTTAACTTATCGCGCTGGAATTCGGTTTGAAGAAACAGGTTTAAACTATCGTGGTGAAGATATTAATGAGTTTGGTATAACTTTTGGTATAGGTATACCTGCTGGTCGTGTTTTTACCAATGCAAATATTGGTGTTGAATACTTTACCCGCGGAACAAAAAACAATAATTTAATACAAGAGAATTATTTAAGTGTTTTCTTAAGCTTCTCTTTTAACGACAAATGGTTTATTAAATCAAAATTTAATTAAAATTGCTATTATGAAACGTAACAAGTTATTATTTACATTATTAAGCGTGTTTTTTACTGTAGCTGCAATGGCTCAAGATTGCATGGTTACACTTAGCCTATTTAATGAAAGTGCTAAGGTTAAAAATTATGAAGACGCGTTTCCTAAATATGAACAACTTATAGCTGAATGTGCAGACTCGAATCTTCTTCTTTACCAAAGAGGCGAAAAAATGCTTGAGGATTTAATTGAAACTGCAGAAACCGAAGAAGAAAAACTAAGCTTAGTTGAAAAGTATATCAAAAACCAAAACTTACGTTTAAAATACTTTCCTGAAAAGACTAATAATGCTGATGTACTCGAAAGCATAGCACTTATTAAGTATAAAAATAAAATCGGAACTTTAGAGGAAAGATTAGAAGCTTTTGAAGCTATCGTTAAGGAAGACGCCGATAATTTTGATTCTCCTGTAGCACTTTATGCTTACTTTAGAATAGCCAACACGCTTAATGATGAAGGCAAGCGTGACATCCAGTTTTTATTTGATAAGTACGATGAAGTTATTGGGCTACTTGAAACTCAAGAAAACAAAAAAGCAACTCAAGCAAAACCTTTAATAACTAAAGAACAGAATAATGAAGAATTAACAAAACGTGAAAAGCGTATATTGAAAAATTCTGAAATTTATTTAAGAAATTACAGTAAAATTAAAGGTAGTGTTAATGGCTTATTAGGAAGCAAAGCCGATTGTGATAACTTGATTCCTATGTACCAAAAAGATTTTGAGGCTAAAAAAGCCGATATCGAATGGTTAAAAAATGCAGCAAGTCGTCTTTATGCTAAAGAATGTACTTCAGACCCAATTTTCTTTAAAGTAGTAGAAGCTCAAAATCAACTTGAACCTTCAGCTAAAACTGCTTTATATTTAGGCCGTTTAGCGCAAGAAAATGGTGAAATGAACAAAGCACTTGATTACTACAAACAATCTGCAAATTTAGAAGATTCTAAATCTAATAAAGCACGTGTTTTTTACAGCATTGCAGAAACTTACAAAAACATGGGAAGTTACTCTTCAGCAAGAAATTACTTCAGAAAAGCGCTTGATCTGAAGCCTTCGCTTGGAGCTGCTTATTTAAAAATAGCCGAAATGTATGCTAAAAGTGCTAACAATTGTGGTGAAACAAGTTTCGAGAAAAGAGCTATCTATTGGTTAGCTGCTGATTATGCAAACCGTGCTGGACGTGTAGACCCTGCATTGAAATCTAATGCTGCAGCAGCCGCAGAAAGCTACAGAGCACGCGCGCCACAAAAAACTGATATTTTTCAAGAAGGTATGAGTGGTAAAACAGTAACGTTTTCTTGTTGGGTAGGCGAATCTGTTAAAGTACCGAGTTACTAAACATGTTTCGAAACCTCATAATTATTAAAAAAAGTATTGTTGCTTTACTATGGGCAACAATACTTTTTTCTTGTAAAGGCAACTTAGATGAGGTCAATAAACGCAATCAAATTTCTAACGATCCACAAGCAAAAGCTTACGACATTAACCTATTTTATACTGATAGCGGCAAAGTAAAAGTCAATTTAAGAAGCCCTTTAGTTTTAGATTATACCCATTTTGAATTTCCTTATCGCGAATTTCCCAATACAGTAGATGTCGATTTTTTTGATGCCGATTCTTCCAAATCAAGCATTTTTGCCAAATATGCCATTATTTATGAGCAAACAGGTTTAGTTGATATGCAAGATAGCGTTTCAATAACAACAGCAGATGGTTTAATTTTGCAAGCTAAACAGTTATATTGGGACCAAAATAAAGGCTGGATTTTTACAGATCAAAATTACACGATTACCATGCCAAATGGCACCACAAATAACGGACAAGGTTTTGATGCTAATCAAAAATTTACTATTTTCATTTCAAGATCAAATAGAGGAAAACAGATTATAGACCAAGAAAACGAATTATAAAAAACACTATGAAATTTTTTAAGTATTTTGAATACGCCTACATTGCCTTTGCAGCTTTTTTTATTTATGAAGCCATAAAATCTTGGTCTGAAAACCAACAACAAAGTTATTTATATCTATTTTTATCTGCAGTAGCTGTATTTATGTATTTCTTCAAACGTAAATTCAGAAAAAAATACGAAGATAAATCAAATAAATGAGTGTCACCATTCTGGTTATTTTAGTTTCGCTATTGCTTTCAGCCTTTTTTTCAGGCATGGAAATAGCCTTTGTATCCTCAAATAAAGTTCATATAGAACTCGAGAAAAACCAACAAAATTTAACCAGCAAAGTTTTAAAGATACTTACCGATAAACCTTCAAAGTTTATTGCTGCAATGCTTATCGGCAACAATATCGCACTAGTTGTTTACGGTATTTTTATGG contains the following coding sequences:
- a CDS encoding tetratricopeptide repeat protein, translated to MKRNKLLFTLLSVFFTVAAMAQDCMVTLSLFNESAKVKNYEDAFPKYEQLIAECADSNLLLYQRGEKMLEDLIETAETEEEKLSLVEKYIKNQNLRLKYFPEKTNNADVLESIALIKYKNKIGTLEERLEAFEAIVKEDADNFDSPVALYAYFRIANTLNDEGKRDIQFLFDKYDEVIGLLETQENKKATQAKPLITKEQNNEELTKREKRILKNSEIYLRNYSKIKGSVNGLLGSKADCDNLIPMYQKDFEAKKADIEWLKNAASRLYAKECTSDPIFFKVVEAQNQLEPSAKTALYLGRLAQENGEMNKALDYYKQSANLEDSKSNKARVFYSIAETYKNMGSYSSARNYFRKALDLKPSLGAAYLKIAEMYAKSANNCGETSFEKRAIYWLAADYANRAGRVDPALKSNAAAAAESYRARAPQKTDIFQEGMSGKTVTFSCWVGESVKVPSY
- the lptC gene encoding LPS export ABC transporter periplasmic protein LptC, whose translation is MFRNLIIIKKSIVALLWATILFSCKGNLDEVNKRNQISNDPQAKAYDINLFYTDSGKVKVNLRSPLVLDYTHFEFPYREFPNTVDVDFFDADSSKSSIFAKYAIIYEQTGLVDMQDSVSITTADGLILQAKQLYWDQNKGWIFTDQNYTITMPNGTTNNGQGFDANQKFTIFISRSNRGKQIIDQENEL
- a CDS encoding lipid outer membrane transport protein FadL-like protein, whose translation is MIKYFSTAILLLVSFSIYAQEGTFSPYSFLGIGNDSFKGTAENRAMGGLSSAADSIHLNLQNPAAYGDLSYTALAASMTVNSLKTETNTLSESQTYTTFDYLAIGIPFNRFGVGAGIKPVTSVGYNIETIENEFSNQFEGKGGLNSVYFSVGTELFNNFKIGGSVNYNFGTLDYQNIVSQSQVQYATREIIKNEIRGFTFDLGVMKDFNISKNTYLRASASYQPEAELDATINRRLASVQLFTDNNVVVIDENNLPERTSTLTIPSKTSLGLGLGETRKWYIGADYVAKEASNFNNLDFNFDSDVSYNSSQTFKLGGYFTPRYNDPVRFYNRLTYRAGIRFEETGLNYRGEDINEFGITFGIGIPAGRVFTNANIGVEYFTRGTKNNNLIQENYLSVFLSFSFNDKWFIKSKFN